A genomic window from Prunus persica cultivar Lovell chromosome G2, Prunus_persica_NCBIv2, whole genome shotgun sequence includes:
- the LOC18784993 gene encoding uncharacterized protein LOC18784993 — MPPPPIRNNHTNLLQNPNNNLPTLRDLLLTALSFCFLFSSSTTRATLFSKTPFLHFPSSPRRFLKIPIMSLHHFSTPQSLSDWLKPRLLSDSLASWGVKPGTKNVHNLWLELSEGESSLADSTPPVRTVHVVKVRIIDDKFRVLIEAHQELSDGSVRSRGRPLSEKMKPGEDPESAANRAVMEELGSILEGSVKDSGHSGILKIVPGSYEKKVEERHSASYPGLPACYVLHSVDAWLDGLPEGEFCTEEEHEYANCGEMSIAHEAVSVKKHFWKWVSLDSVRS, encoded by the coding sequence ATGCCACCGCCGCCGATCAGAAACAACCACACCAACCTTCTCCAAAACCCCAACAACAACCTCCCAACCCTACGCGATCTCCTCCTCACGGCCCTCTCCTTctgtttcctcttctcttcctccacCACCAGAGCTACCCTCTTCTCCAAAACCCCATTTCTTCATTTCCCTTCCTCCCCTCGCCGCTTTCTCAAAATCCCCATCATGTCCCTCCACCACTTCTCCACCCCACAGTCCCTCTCCGACTGGCTCAAGCCGCGCCTGCTCTCCGACTCTCTGGCCTCCTGGGGGGTCAAGCCCGGCACCAAAAACGTCCACAACCTCTGGCTCGAGCTCTCCGAAGGCGAAAGCTCTCTAGCCGACTCAACCCCTCCGGTTCGAACTGTTCACGTCGTCAAGGTACGGATCATCGACGATAAATTCCGGGTCTTGATCGAAGCCCACCAAGAATTATCGGACGGTAGCGTCCGAAGCCGAGGCCGGCCCTTGTCGGAGAAAATGAAACCCGGCGAGGACCCCGAATCGGCCGCTAACCGGGCGGTTATGGAAGAGCTCGGTTCGATTTTAGAAGGGTCGGTGAAAGATTCGGGACATAGTGGCATTCTAAAAATTGTTCCGGGTTCGTATGAGAAGAAGGTGGAGGAGCGTCATTCGGCGTCGTATCCGGGCTTACCGGCATGCTACGTTTTGCATTCGGTGGATGCTTGGTTGGATGGTTTACCAGAAGGAGAGTTTTGCACTGAGGAGGAGCATGAGTATGCGAATTGCGGAGAGATGAGTATTGCTCACGAGGCTGTGTCTGTCAAGAAGCATTTTTGGAAATGGGTTAGTCTTGATTCAGTAAGATCTTGA
- the LOC18786418 gene encoding NDR1/HIN1-like protein 1 encodes MSQALTKSPKHCGNKQGLSIGKLYKKLFLVFSTLSTTILSIILLVWLILHPTKPEFSLKEADIYQLNLSGGHLLNSSVQLTLLSKNPNQKVGIYYDELKVYAAYKGQQITVYTSLPPFYQGHEDSNVLTASLVGTGLPVAPSFGYEVGRDQTAGRLVLNLKVIGRLRWKVGTWVSGKYRVNVDCLAVMAFGPSIPTGPLTSRQGTQCSTTV; translated from the coding sequence ATGTCTCAAGCCCTCACAAAATCTCCTAAACACTGTGGCAATAAGCAAGGACTGAGCATTGGAAAGCTCTACAAGAAGCTATTCCTGGTATTCTCTACACTTTCCACCACAATTCTGTCTATCATATTACTTGTTTGGCTTATCCTGCACCCCACCAAACCAGAGTTCTCACTCAAAGAAGCCGATATCTACCAGCTCAACCTCTCAGGCGGCCACCTTCTCAACTCCTCTGTTCAGCTCACTCTGCTTTCCAAGAACCCAAACCAGAAAGTTGGGATTTACTACGACGAGCTTAAAGTGTATGCCGCATACAAGGGTCAACAAATCACTGTTTACACTTCTCTTCCTCCCTTCTACCAAGGACATGAAGACAGCAATGTCTTGACAGCTTCTTTGGTGGGAACAGGTCTGCCTGTGGCTCCCTCCTTTGGTTATGAAGTGGGGCGTGACCAAACAGCTGGTAGACTGGTTTTAAACCTCAAAGTGATCGGGAGGCTTCGATGGAAGGTCGGGACTTGGGTCTCCGGGAAGTACAGAGTGAACGTGGACTGTCTTGCTGTCATGGCTTTTGGTCCTTCTATCCCAACTGGTCCACTCACTTCAAGGCAAGGAACTCAGTGTTCTACCACCGTATGA
- the LOC18785339 gene encoding two-component response regulator-like APRR5 isoform X2, with amino-acid sequence MGEAVLSSEDMEAKLKAEGEAKKDRVETEKKDGGECDSSVGTMRWDKLLPTMNMRVLLVEADDSTRHIIAALLRKCSYRVAAVPDGLKAWEILKARPHNIDLILTEIDLPSISGFALLSLIMDHEICKNIPVIMMSSQDSISTVYKCMMRGVSDYLVKPIRKNELTNLWQHVWRRQSDESVGQQKNEATSENDAASNHSSGCGASVQRNKENMEKGTDSQSSCTKPDFETESAPVDMQEFSQQIQGQNFLGDLRMQKDEANINFGEKLVMHKNAARGPTVDAYEDMDTAISLGEGVSPESQRRDANMASEACDNNDLLVNSSKDATDFFGVFNNYPNRNQRNSSSSNRPRTFDSAPHLDLSLRRSDSSGFENQTTEKRHTLGHSNASAFSRYINRPMQPQSTTLAGVCDEQKAHETKFEKQASNTNTDCDTPGTTSSIPRSIITLATGQSNQSEIGTSCHEQRLFPLPVPVKGIRFNNLGNGYGTALPPMFCTQSSPSPMPSSATQQESSFLMNTFYPANLQKDKSEQVYGTLYQHAKAPMEQTLHNQDQRFDEDRGHISSTTDQSASSSFCNGTAGHLNTMGYGSACGSNSNVDQGAIFRTAPESKNEDTFFTHSGNSHRSIQREAALNKFRLKRKDRCYDKKVRYESRKKLAEQRPRIKGQFVRQVNTDPSPAEVDVNTYDS; translated from the exons atgggTGAGGCGGTTCTGAGTAGTGAGGACATGGAAGCGAAACTGAAAGCAGAGGGTGAAGCGAAGAAAGACAGGGTAGAGACAGAGAAGAAGGATGGGGGTGAGTGTGATTCTTCAGTTGGGACAATGAGGTGGGATAAGCTGTTGCCTACCATGAACATGAGGGTCTTGTTGGTCGAAGCTGATGACTCCACCAGGCATATTATAGCTGCGCTTCTTAGGAAATGTAGCTACAGAG TTGCTGCTGTACCTGACGGCTTAAAAGCTTGGGAGATACTGAAGGCACGACCGCATAACATAGACCTCATACTGACAGAAATAGATCTGCCGTCAATATCTGGATTCGCTTTGCTTTCGCTAATCATGGACCATGAGATCTGCAAAAACATTCCTGTTATAA TGATGTCCTCCCAAGATTCAATTAGCACAGTTTACAAATGCATGATGCGAGGTGTTTCTGATTATCTAGTTAAGCCTATTAGGAAGAATGAGCTGACAAATCTATGGCAGCATGTTTGGAGGAGACAATCT GATGAGAGTGTTggacaacaaaaaaatgaagccACTTCTGAAAACGATGCGGCAAGCAATCATTCAAGTGGCTGTGGGGCATCTGTTCAAAGAAACAAGGAGAACATGGAGAAAGGGACCGATTCTCAG AGCTCTTGCACGAAGCCGGACTTCGAAACTGAGAGTGCCCCAGTGGATATGCAGGAATTTTCGCAGCAAATACAGGGCCAAAATTTTCTGGGTGACTTGAGAATGCAAAAAGATGAAGCAAACATCAATTTTGGCGAGAAATTGGTTATGCACAAAAATGCAGCTAGAG GGCCAACCGTTGATGCCTATGAGGACATGGACACAGCAATTTCACTAGGCGAGGGTGTCAGTCCAGAAAGTCAAAGGAGGGATGCTAATATGGCTAGTGAAGCTTGTGACAATAACGATCTCCTTGTCAACTCTTCTAAAGATGCCACTGACTTTTTTGGAGTATTTAATAATTATCCAAACAGAAACCAGAGAAATTCTTCTTCAAGTAATAGACCTAGAACTTTTGATTCTGCTCCACACTTGGATCTCTCCTTGAGAAGATCTGATTCCAGTGGCTTTGAGAATCAAACTACTGAGAAAAGGCATACTCTTGGCCATTCTAATGCCTCAGCCTTTTCAAG ATACATCAACAGGCCAATGCAGCCCCAGAGTACAACATTGGCTGGTGTTTGTGATGAACAAAAGGCACATGAAACTAAATTTGAAAAGCAAGCATCCAATACAAATACTGATTGCGATACGCCTGGTACAACTTCAAGTATTCCCAGGAGTATTATCACTCTAGCTACAGGACAATCTAACCAATCTGAAATTGGAACATCATGCCATGAGCAGAGACTATTTCCTCTTCCAGTTCCTGTGAAAGGTATAAGGTTTAATAATCTAGGCAATGGGTATGGTACTGCACTGCCTCCAATGTTTTGTACACAATCAAGTCCATCACCAATGCCAAGTTCAGCTACTCAGCAGGAATCCTCATTCCTAATGAATACATTTTATCCGGCAAATCTTCAAAAAGATAAATCTGAGCAAGTATACGGCACACTGTATCAACATGCCAAAGCTCCCATGGAACAAACTTTGCACAATCAGGATCAAAGATTTGATGAGGACCGAGGGCATATTTCTTCAACAACAGATCAGAGTGCAAGTAGTAGTTTCTGTAATGGTACTGCAGGTCATCTTAATACCATGGGTTATGGAAGTGCTTGTGGAAGTAATAGCAATGTTGATCAGGGAGCTATATTTAGGACTGCTCCAGAGAGCAAGAATGAAGACACTTTCTTTACTCACAGTGGAAATTCTCATCGGTCCATCCAAAGAGAAGCAGCTCTAAATAAGTTCCGCTTGAAGCGGAAAGATAGGTGCTATGACAAGAAG GTTCGTTACGAGAGCAGAAAGAAACTTGCAGAGCAGCGTCCCAGAATAAAAGGGCAGTTTGTTCGTCAAGTGAATACTGATCCTTCACCTGCAGAAGTTGATGTCAATACATATGATAGTTAA
- the LOC18785339 gene encoding two-component response regulator-like APRR5 isoform X1, whose protein sequence is MGEAVLSSEDMEAKLKAEGEAKKDRVETEKKDGGECDSSVGTMRWDKLLPTMNMRVLLVEADDSTRHIIAALLRKCSYRVAAVPDGLKAWEILKARPHNIDLILTEIDLPSISGFALLSLIMDHEICKNIPVIMMSSQDSISTVYKCMMRGVSDYLVKPIRKNELTNLWQHVWRRQSLTRNCPQDESVGQQKNEATSENDAASNHSSGCGASVQRNKENMEKGTDSQSSCTKPDFETESAPVDMQEFSQQIQGQNFLGDLRMQKDEANINFGEKLVMHKNAARGPTVDAYEDMDTAISLGEGVSPESQRRDANMASEACDNNDLLVNSSKDATDFFGVFNNYPNRNQRNSSSSNRPRTFDSAPHLDLSLRRSDSSGFENQTTEKRHTLGHSNASAFSRYINRPMQPQSTTLAGVCDEQKAHETKFEKQASNTNTDCDTPGTTSSIPRSIITLATGQSNQSEIGTSCHEQRLFPLPVPVKGIRFNNLGNGYGTALPPMFCTQSSPSPMPSSATQQESSFLMNTFYPANLQKDKSEQVYGTLYQHAKAPMEQTLHNQDQRFDEDRGHISSTTDQSASSSFCNGTAGHLNTMGYGSACGSNSNVDQGAIFRTAPESKNEDTFFTHSGNSHRSIQREAALNKFRLKRKDRCYDKKVRYESRKKLAEQRPRIKGQFVRQVNTDPSPAEVDVNTYDS, encoded by the exons atgggTGAGGCGGTTCTGAGTAGTGAGGACATGGAAGCGAAACTGAAAGCAGAGGGTGAAGCGAAGAAAGACAGGGTAGAGACAGAGAAGAAGGATGGGGGTGAGTGTGATTCTTCAGTTGGGACAATGAGGTGGGATAAGCTGTTGCCTACCATGAACATGAGGGTCTTGTTGGTCGAAGCTGATGACTCCACCAGGCATATTATAGCTGCGCTTCTTAGGAAATGTAGCTACAGAG TTGCTGCTGTACCTGACGGCTTAAAAGCTTGGGAGATACTGAAGGCACGACCGCATAACATAGACCTCATACTGACAGAAATAGATCTGCCGTCAATATCTGGATTCGCTTTGCTTTCGCTAATCATGGACCATGAGATCTGCAAAAACATTCCTGTTATAA TGATGTCCTCCCAAGATTCAATTAGCACAGTTTACAAATGCATGATGCGAGGTGTTTCTGATTATCTAGTTAAGCCTATTAGGAAGAATGAGCTGACAAATCTATGGCAGCATGTTTGGAGGAGACAATCT TTAACCCGAAATTGCCCCCAGGATGAGAGTGTTggacaacaaaaaaatgaagccACTTCTGAAAACGATGCGGCAAGCAATCATTCAAGTGGCTGTGGGGCATCTGTTCAAAGAAACAAGGAGAACATGGAGAAAGGGACCGATTCTCAG AGCTCTTGCACGAAGCCGGACTTCGAAACTGAGAGTGCCCCAGTGGATATGCAGGAATTTTCGCAGCAAATACAGGGCCAAAATTTTCTGGGTGACTTGAGAATGCAAAAAGATGAAGCAAACATCAATTTTGGCGAGAAATTGGTTATGCACAAAAATGCAGCTAGAG GGCCAACCGTTGATGCCTATGAGGACATGGACACAGCAATTTCACTAGGCGAGGGTGTCAGTCCAGAAAGTCAAAGGAGGGATGCTAATATGGCTAGTGAAGCTTGTGACAATAACGATCTCCTTGTCAACTCTTCTAAAGATGCCACTGACTTTTTTGGAGTATTTAATAATTATCCAAACAGAAACCAGAGAAATTCTTCTTCAAGTAATAGACCTAGAACTTTTGATTCTGCTCCACACTTGGATCTCTCCTTGAGAAGATCTGATTCCAGTGGCTTTGAGAATCAAACTACTGAGAAAAGGCATACTCTTGGCCATTCTAATGCCTCAGCCTTTTCAAG ATACATCAACAGGCCAATGCAGCCCCAGAGTACAACATTGGCTGGTGTTTGTGATGAACAAAAGGCACATGAAACTAAATTTGAAAAGCAAGCATCCAATACAAATACTGATTGCGATACGCCTGGTACAACTTCAAGTATTCCCAGGAGTATTATCACTCTAGCTACAGGACAATCTAACCAATCTGAAATTGGAACATCATGCCATGAGCAGAGACTATTTCCTCTTCCAGTTCCTGTGAAAGGTATAAGGTTTAATAATCTAGGCAATGGGTATGGTACTGCACTGCCTCCAATGTTTTGTACACAATCAAGTCCATCACCAATGCCAAGTTCAGCTACTCAGCAGGAATCCTCATTCCTAATGAATACATTTTATCCGGCAAATCTTCAAAAAGATAAATCTGAGCAAGTATACGGCACACTGTATCAACATGCCAAAGCTCCCATGGAACAAACTTTGCACAATCAGGATCAAAGATTTGATGAGGACCGAGGGCATATTTCTTCAACAACAGATCAGAGTGCAAGTAGTAGTTTCTGTAATGGTACTGCAGGTCATCTTAATACCATGGGTTATGGAAGTGCTTGTGGAAGTAATAGCAATGTTGATCAGGGAGCTATATTTAGGACTGCTCCAGAGAGCAAGAATGAAGACACTTTCTTTACTCACAGTGGAAATTCTCATCGGTCCATCCAAAGAGAAGCAGCTCTAAATAAGTTCCGCTTGAAGCGGAAAGATAGGTGCTATGACAAGAAG GTTCGTTACGAGAGCAGAAAGAAACTTGCAGAGCAGCGTCCCAGAATAAAAGGGCAGTTTGTTCGTCAAGTGAATACTGATCCTTCACCTGCAGAAGTTGATGTCAATACATATGATAGTTAA